A DNA window from Hydra vulgaris chromosome 13, alternate assembly HydraT2T_AEP contains the following coding sequences:
- the LOC136089281 gene encoding uncharacterized protein LOC136089281 isoform X3, whose amino-acid sequence MAKKVSCYLLKSISRKIQSFVIIMEMALINVGEKIKSICNLSLLMMLKHIYTESLTSSKECKETFEDFVASSAASQVISSEAQILNLTSSNELQETFGDLVASPSALQVISSEAQILNNDLQETFGDLVASPSALQVISSEAQMFNLTSSNELQETMGDLVASPSALKVFSSEAQILNLTSSNEFKETLKDLVPSPAASHIISSEAQILNLASSNEYIESFDGLIASPAPSQVITSESQILNLTSSVESSFQEFITLPEMPKKISKAPVLKYLDYGYAWFRRAEMFDKLLYI is encoded by the exons ATGGCAAAGAAAGTCTCATGTTATTTGCTAAAAAGTATATCCCGAAAGATACAGAGCTTCGTTATAATTATGGAGATGGCTCTAATCAATGTTGgagaaaaaat aaaaagtatttGCAACCTTTCACTATTGATGATGTTAAAGCATATTTACACGGAAAG cCTAACATCTAGTAAAGAATGCAAAGAAacttttgaagattttgttGCAAGTTCCGCTGCTTCGCAAGTTATTAGCTCTGAAgctcaaattttaaa CTTAACATCTAGTAATGAATTACAAGAAACTTTTGGAGATTTGGTTGCAAGTCCCTCTGCTTTACAAGTTATTAGCTCTGAAGCTCAAATATTAAA TAATGATTTACAAGAAACTTTTGGAGATTTGGTTGCAAGTCCCTCTGCTTTACAAGTTATTAGCTCTGAAGCTCAAATGTTTAA CTTAACATCTAGTAATGAATTACAAGAAACTATGGGAGATTTGGTTGCAAGTCCCTctgctttaaaagtttttagctcTGAAGCTCAAATATTAAA cTTAACATCTAGTAATGAATTCAAAGAAACTTTGAAAGATTTGGTTCCAAGTCCAGCTGCTTCACATATTATCAGCTCTGAAgctcaaattttaaa CTTAGCATCTAGTAATGAATATATAGAAAGTTTTGATGGTCTTATTGCAAGTCCTGCTCCTTCACAAGTTATTACTTCTGAATCTCAAATTTTGAA CTTAACATCTAGTGTAGAAAGTAGTTTTCAAGAATTTATAACACTTCCtgaaatgccaaaaaaaatttctaaagctccAGTTTTGAA ATATTTAGATTATGGCTATGCATGGTTCAGGAGAGCGGAGATGTTTGATAAGTTACTTTATATctaa
- the LOC136089281 gene encoding uncharacterized protein LOC136089281 isoform X1 translates to MAKKVSCYLLKSISRKIQSFVIIMEMALINVGEKIKSICNLSLLMMLKHIYTESLTSSKECKETFEDFVASSAASQVISSEAQILNLTSSNELQETFGDLVASPSALQVISSEAQILNNDLQETFGDLVASPSALQVISSEAQMFNLTSSNELQETMGDLVASPSALKVFSSEAQILNLTSSNEFKETLKDLVPSPAASHIISSEAQILNLASSNEYIESFDGLIASPAPSQVITSESQILNLTSSVESSFQEFITLPEMPKKISKAPVLKDQYMKNCLKCNVSTLDLPSHMELEHNWSIASSKSVVGVFNLRKPYKKIFSIKI, encoded by the exons ATGGCAAAGAAAGTCTCATGTTATTTGCTAAAAAGTATATCCCGAAAGATACAGAGCTTCGTTATAATTATGGAGATGGCTCTAATCAATGTTGgagaaaaaat aaaaagtatttGCAACCTTTCACTATTGATGATGTTAAAGCATATTTACACGGAAAG cCTAACATCTAGTAAAGAATGCAAAGAAacttttgaagattttgttGCAAGTTCCGCTGCTTCGCAAGTTATTAGCTCTGAAgctcaaattttaaa CTTAACATCTAGTAATGAATTACAAGAAACTTTTGGAGATTTGGTTGCAAGTCCCTCTGCTTTACAAGTTATTAGCTCTGAAGCTCAAATATTAAA TAATGATTTACAAGAAACTTTTGGAGATTTGGTTGCAAGTCCCTCTGCTTTACAAGTTATTAGCTCTGAAGCTCAAATGTTTAA CTTAACATCTAGTAATGAATTACAAGAAACTATGGGAGATTTGGTTGCAAGTCCCTctgctttaaaagtttttagctcTGAAGCTCAAATATTAAA cTTAACATCTAGTAATGAATTCAAAGAAACTTTGAAAGATTTGGTTCCAAGTCCAGCTGCTTCACATATTATCAGCTCTGAAgctcaaattttaaa CTTAGCATCTAGTAATGAATATATAGAAAGTTTTGATGGTCTTATTGCAAGTCCTGCTCCTTCACAAGTTATTACTTCTGAATCTCAAATTTTGAA CTTAACATCTAGTGTAGAAAGTAGTTTTCAAGAATTTATAACACTTCCtgaaatgccaaaaaaaatttctaaagctccAGTTTTGAA AGATCAGTATATGAAAAACTGCCTAAAATGTAATGTATCTACTTTGGATCTTCCTAGTCATATGGAACTAGAACATAATTGGTCTATAGCAAGTAGCAAGAGTGTTGTTGGGGTTTTTAATTTGagaaaaccttataaaaaaatcttctccattaaaatttaa
- the LOC136089281 gene encoding uncharacterized protein LOC136089281 isoform X4, translating to MAKKVSCYLLKSISRKIQSFVIIMEMALINVGEKIKSICNLSLLMMLKHIYTESLTSSKECKETFEDFVASSAASQVISSEAQILNLTSSNELQETFGDLVASPSALQVISSEAQILNLTSSNEFKETLKDLVPSPAASHIISSEAQILNLASSNEYIESFDGLIASPAPSQVITSESQILNLTSSVESSFQEFITLPEMPKKISKAPVLKDQYMKNCLKCNVSTLDLPSHMELEHNWSIASSKSVVGVFNLRKPYKKIFSIKI from the exons ATGGCAAAGAAAGTCTCATGTTATTTGCTAAAAAGTATATCCCGAAAGATACAGAGCTTCGTTATAATTATGGAGATGGCTCTAATCAATGTTGgagaaaaaat aaaaagtatttGCAACCTTTCACTATTGATGATGTTAAAGCATATTTACACGGAAAG cCTAACATCTAGTAAAGAATGCAAAGAAacttttgaagattttgttGCAAGTTCCGCTGCTTCGCAAGTTATTAGCTCTGAAgctcaaattttaaa CTTAACATCTAGTAATGAATTACAAGAAACTTTTGGAGATTTGGTTGCAAGTCCCTCTGCTTTACAAGTTATTAGCTCTGAAGCTCAAATATTAAA cTTAACATCTAGTAATGAATTCAAAGAAACTTTGAAAGATTTGGTTCCAAGTCCAGCTGCTTCACATATTATCAGCTCTGAAgctcaaattttaaa CTTAGCATCTAGTAATGAATATATAGAAAGTTTTGATGGTCTTATTGCAAGTCCTGCTCCTTCACAAGTTATTACTTCTGAATCTCAAATTTTGAA CTTAACATCTAGTGTAGAAAGTAGTTTTCAAGAATTTATAACACTTCCtgaaatgccaaaaaaaatttctaaagctccAGTTTTGAA AGATCAGTATATGAAAAACTGCCTAAAATGTAATGTATCTACTTTGGATCTTCCTAGTCATATGGAACTAGAACATAATTGGTCTATAGCAAGTAGCAAGAGTGTTGTTGGGGTTTTTAATTTGagaaaaccttataaaaaaatcttctccattaaaatttaa
- the LOC136089281 gene encoding uncharacterized protein LOC136089281 isoform X2, whose protein sequence is MAKKVSCYLLKSISRKIQSFVIIMEMALINVGEKILTSSKECKETFEDFVASSAASQVISSEAQILNLTSSNELQETFGDLVASPSALQVISSEAQILNNDLQETFGDLVASPSALQVISSEAQMFNLTSSNELQETMGDLVASPSALKVFSSEAQILNLTSSNEFKETLKDLVPSPAASHIISSEAQILNLASSNEYIESFDGLIASPAPSQVITSESQILNLTSSVESSFQEFITLPEMPKKISKAPVLKDQYMKNCLKCNVSTLDLPSHMELEHNWSIASSKSVVGVFNLRKPYKKIFSIKI, encoded by the exons ATGGCAAAGAAAGTCTCATGTTATTTGCTAAAAAGTATATCCCGAAAGATACAGAGCTTCGTTATAATTATGGAGATGGCTCTAATCAATGTTGgagaaaaaat cCTAACATCTAGTAAAGAATGCAAAGAAacttttgaagattttgttGCAAGTTCCGCTGCTTCGCAAGTTATTAGCTCTGAAgctcaaattttaaa CTTAACATCTAGTAATGAATTACAAGAAACTTTTGGAGATTTGGTTGCAAGTCCCTCTGCTTTACAAGTTATTAGCTCTGAAGCTCAAATATTAAA TAATGATTTACAAGAAACTTTTGGAGATTTGGTTGCAAGTCCCTCTGCTTTACAAGTTATTAGCTCTGAAGCTCAAATGTTTAA CTTAACATCTAGTAATGAATTACAAGAAACTATGGGAGATTTGGTTGCAAGTCCCTctgctttaaaagtttttagctcTGAAGCTCAAATATTAAA cTTAACATCTAGTAATGAATTCAAAGAAACTTTGAAAGATTTGGTTCCAAGTCCAGCTGCTTCACATATTATCAGCTCTGAAgctcaaattttaaa CTTAGCATCTAGTAATGAATATATAGAAAGTTTTGATGGTCTTATTGCAAGTCCTGCTCCTTCACAAGTTATTACTTCTGAATCTCAAATTTTGAA CTTAACATCTAGTGTAGAAAGTAGTTTTCAAGAATTTATAACACTTCCtgaaatgccaaaaaaaatttctaaagctccAGTTTTGAA AGATCAGTATATGAAAAACTGCCTAAAATGTAATGTATCTACTTTGGATCTTCCTAGTCATATGGAACTAGAACATAATTGGTCTATAGCAAGTAGCAAGAGTGTTGTTGGGGTTTTTAATTTGagaaaaccttataaaaaaatcttctccattaaaatttaa
- the LOC136089281 gene encoding uncharacterized protein LOC136089281 isoform X5, with translation MAKKVSCYLLKSISRKIQSFVIIMEMALINVGEKIKSICNLSLLMMLKHIYTESLTSSKECKETFEDFVASSAASQVISSEAQILNLTSSNELQETFGDLVASPSALQVISSEAQILNNDLQETFGDLVASPSALQVISSEAQMFNLTSSNELQETMGDLVASPSALKVFSSEAQILNLTSSNEFKETLKDLVPSPAASHIISSEAQILNLASSNEYIESFDGLIASPAPSQVITSESQILKYLDYGYAWFRRAEMFDKLLYI, from the exons ATGGCAAAGAAAGTCTCATGTTATTTGCTAAAAAGTATATCCCGAAAGATACAGAGCTTCGTTATAATTATGGAGATGGCTCTAATCAATGTTGgagaaaaaat aaaaagtatttGCAACCTTTCACTATTGATGATGTTAAAGCATATTTACACGGAAAG cCTAACATCTAGTAAAGAATGCAAAGAAacttttgaagattttgttGCAAGTTCCGCTGCTTCGCAAGTTATTAGCTCTGAAgctcaaattttaaa CTTAACATCTAGTAATGAATTACAAGAAACTTTTGGAGATTTGGTTGCAAGTCCCTCTGCTTTACAAGTTATTAGCTCTGAAGCTCAAATATTAAA TAATGATTTACAAGAAACTTTTGGAGATTTGGTTGCAAGTCCCTCTGCTTTACAAGTTATTAGCTCTGAAGCTCAAATGTTTAA CTTAACATCTAGTAATGAATTACAAGAAACTATGGGAGATTTGGTTGCAAGTCCCTctgctttaaaagtttttagctcTGAAGCTCAAATATTAAA cTTAACATCTAGTAATGAATTCAAAGAAACTTTGAAAGATTTGGTTCCAAGTCCAGCTGCTTCACATATTATCAGCTCTGAAgctcaaattttaaa CTTAGCATCTAGTAATGAATATATAGAAAGTTTTGATGGTCTTATTGCAAGTCCTGCTCCTTCACAAGTTATTACTTCTGAATCTCAAATTTTGAA ATATTTAGATTATGGCTATGCATGGTTCAGGAGAGCGGAGATGTTTGATAAGTTACTTTATATctaa